A genomic segment from Pararge aegeria chromosome 15, ilParAegt1.1, whole genome shotgun sequence encodes:
- the LOC120629904 gene encoding uncharacterized protein LOC120629904, producing MADSNKDVMQPATLQEAINIITFLKLSHKNEIAKIKETCVKQSEVIKKLEINRTKELEYLSSELQKYELNLALRTETVKKQLTQKDEIIQKQQEIIDELNQKLKLKEDCTVPEISINIESNSDSGIAMENDDSMDKPDPVKTEPKTTRKYSRRFADPISFLRRVDFSPMKYKPSNREGAKKKEEKKKNLEVPCTEKRVLVRQFSNEKVTSDDDRVFEDTVFSDDTTETVLLRPTKKMNDSMNNHFSDDGSEDTSEEIFDRVMTRSSIRRSVKANPKYKKINRTKSKLLEQVKVNIVD from the coding sequence ATGGCAGATAGTAACAAGGATGTCATGCAGCCAGCAACGTTGCAAGAGGCTATAAACATAATCACATTCCTCAaattatcacacaaaaatgaaatagcaaaaattaaagaaacatgCGTTAAACAATCAGAAGTAATAAAGAAGTTAGAAATAAATAGAACAAAAGAACTTGAATATCTATCAAGTGAACTCCAAAAGTATGAATTAAACCTAGCATTAAGAACAGAAACAGTTAAAAAACAACTAACTCAAAAAGATGAAATCATACAAAAACAGCAAGAAATAATAGATGAACTAAATCAAAAGTTGAAACTGAAGGAAGATTGCACTGTGCCCGAAattagtataaatattgaatcgAATTCAGATTCCGGAATCGCCATGGAAAATGACGATAGTATGGATAAACCAGATCCAGTAAAGACTGAACCAAAAACAACCAGAAAGTATAGTCGACGATTCGCAGATCCTATTAGTTTTCTACGTAGAGTCGATTTTTCTCCTATGAAATATAAGCCGAGTAATCGAGAAGGTGCTAAAAAGAAagaagagaaaaagaaaaatttagaaGTACCTTGCACAGAAAAGAGGGTTTTAGTACGACAGTTTAGTAATGAAAAAGTTACGAGTGATGATGATAGAGTCTTCGAGGATACTGTATTCTCGGATGACACGACAGAAACCGTTTTATTAAGACCTACAAAGAAAATGAACGATAGCATGAATAATCATTTTTCTGATGATGGTAGTGAGGATACCAGTGAAGAAATATTCGACAGGGTTATGACAAGAAGTAGCATTAGAAGATCTGTTAAAGCTAATCCTaagtataagaaaataaatagaacGAAATCAAAATTGTTAGAACAAGTAAAAGTCAATATTGTTGATTAA